A window of Aythya fuligula isolate bAytFul2 chromosome 12, bAytFul2.pri, whole genome shotgun sequence genomic DNA:
TGCATGTTGCaccagcaggaggaaaacaatATCAAATATCTCCCTTTGTCTTTCTGCGTTTAATTCCTGCGTGCTCGGGTGTGTCTGCAGCCAGAGCTCCgtgcgggaggaggaggagggatggcAGAGACCTGGTTTTGCTCATGCTGACTTGCAGCGCTGCAGAGGAGCTCTCAGGGAAGCCCGTTCTGTGTCATCCAACGAGCCCTGAAGGACGTGTGCTGGATGAGCGCCGTGTGTCTGGGTGCTCGTCCTTGTCTGGTCCTGGTGCTGATGTCGAGGGGGATCCCTGCGGGCTGGCGCTCGGGCCCACCTCTCTGGTCCCTGTTTGCTCGTGTCCGTTCCTGtccaggaggaggaaggcttcACCTCAGCCCTTATTTCCTCTGGAAGTACATTTCGTTTTCGGAGCTCGCTGCGCTTCTCGCAGTTCTCATGTttttctgcaggagctgtggcttTTGGAAGCTTTGTGGCAGGGTGAATGACTTCTTGTGGAACCAGACTATTTATACATGTGCGCGGGTACGGCAAGGTAGGAGCTgtctggctgcagctgtggctgtCTAGACTAAAGAGTCCTTTCAGAAACACGACGTCCCACAagctttttgatattttttttattatttttttcttttggcttggAGATTACAATTAAGGATGATCGTACACGAGTAAGTAATTCTTACTTCTGGGTTTAGCAAAGCTTCAGAGCAAACACATAAAGAGCAGTAAAATTTCACATTCTTCTCTCTTgtactttgctgtttttctcatcCCTTGGGCGTGCAGTGAGTGGCTGCCCCTGGAAGCCGAGAGCCGCTCCGTGTGCCCTGTTACTGCAGGGTTTTGTCGGCCCTTTGAGGATGGCTGGGTAGGAAGTCAAGGTTATCTCTTCAAAATCTGAGTTCTGACGTTTTTCCACGTGAAATGAGATTTCTGAGGAGCCGTCCCTAAGGACTTCCTGTAGAGGGCTTAAAGTAAATGGTCAGCCCTTCTTCCCCTGATTTCTGTAGATCTTTGTGAGCGTGCTTATAAAGTAGCTGAAGATTGAATTACTGCCTGTGTCTGTTGCACAGAACAAGTACAgcaccctcctgctgcagccaggccccAAAGCGTGAGCCGAGGGGTGGCGAGgtgagctgggggggggtgctgctgcctgcgggaACAGGGACAGGCACCCGCGGCTGTAGGGAGCTCGTTGGTGGCTGCCAGCAGGACATcgcctcctctcctcttctgccGGGTTGGATTCTGTCGGGGCAGTCCCTGCCTGACTCCCTCGGAGATCAAAGCAGCCCTAGcaggagaagaggcagcagagcGGAGCCTGGCTTGGGGTCACTGCGAAGGCGACCTCACAACGGGAGTGCtaccctgctgcctgctgggctgagACTTTGCCCTTCGTGGCTGCTGGGAAAGTGCCGCCTCGAAGATGTTGCACGCCTGGACAGTGCAGGGGCTTACTCAGAATGAAGAGCTGTGATGTGGGcttgcagagctggcagcacctccctgcaggACACAGCCGGGCTGCTTTGGTGTCCGCACGAGGAGGTTTGGTGTGAGGGTGAGAGCCCAGTGAGAATATTTTGACTTTTGGCAGCAAAAACAAACGAGCTGGAGGAAGAGGGGCGATGACAACCGGTCTGTGTCTGTGGGAAGGAGAGGATATTACAGAGAAAGACGGGTGCTTCAGTCCTTTGATCTGAGATGTAGCCTGACATCTCTTCTCCAGTCCCAGGCTTGTAGCTGTCAGAGGAATCTCGTGCAGCAGTGAGCACGTCCCCTCTGCTCGAGCAGCGAGTCTCgtgcttgctgcctgctgccctgcagaacGGGGCTGGTCCCGGTGTGTGCTCCGCAGCCTGATCGCTTTATTGGTTTAACTGGATTAGCTGGGAGCTCAAACTGAACTGTTTGTTCCCATACACACCGTAAAGAGATTGCACTTTGCTGGCCTCGTGATCAGTGCCTCCTATTGCCAGGCTGTTCCGGGAATCCTGGTATTGACATGCTAGGGGAGAGCCCGGCCCGTGAAGGAGCAGAGAACTGCTCCAGGTATTTTGGGGAACTGCAAGGCTGCTCGGGCTGCCCGTGGCCGTCTGCTCCCCACAGCAACACCGGTGTCAGTGGGGAGCGACTTCTGTTGTTAACACTTTGGGATTCCTGAAAGCAGAACGTGATGTCGAGCAGCAGCGTGTTCTGTTGGTTCTTTTGTGCTTTCTCCTGTGGTTGTTGAGTGGTTGTAGCTCCACCAGCACTGGGCTCTATCCAGCATTCATTATGGTTGTGGCTTCTTAGGCCACTAGGAAACGTGATGTGcttctgctttgtgcttctCCACTCCTCGTAGTACAGCTGTGTGCAGAGAGAGGCTGTCTGCCAAATACTGCTGGGTTTTGCAGTATCTGAAGAAGCAGAACatcatttcttctgctggtCTCGATGAAGGCAGCGTTCTCTCATGCTTTGCTGGCAGTGGGGTTGTCACACAGGAGGGGCTCCTCTGCAAGTGAGTCTGATTTGTGCAGTGAAGCCCATGAAAAGCCACGTGAGGATACACCTCCTGTGTTATTTTCTTGCCCAAATCAGTTGCAGAATCAAGAAAAGATGGCTTGGCTGTGTGGTTCAAAGCTGGGCTTCCATTTATAAGTTGGGTTTTGCCTTGTTGGaaggatttctgttttatgcAAGGCGTTTCCCAGGCTGTGCAGCACACACCACTTTCTGTGCCCTGAAGGAGGGAGGTTGGGCAGTTGGGTCTCTGGTAGCTCTGACTGATCATCCTGAGACATCCATAACGCCTGCAAAGGGCTCGAAGGGCTGCCCAGGCTCTTTGGAACCCATCTGCTCACTCACCTGAAGTCTTCTCTTGCAGCACCCAGGTGGAGAAGAGGTCCTGCTCGAGCAAGCTGGTAAAGATGCCACGGAGAGCTTTGAAGACGTCGGGCATTCCACGGACGCCCGGGAGATGCTCAAGCAGTACTACATCGGGGAGGTCCACCCGGTAAGGCCCCGCTGGGTGGGACAGCCCTGTCAGACATGGGATGGGGTGGACAAATCACGATTCTCCTTTTTGCAACCCAGTAAACGCACACCAAGATCCGTTTTTACCCAGTCTCTGTATCGGCCAGGATTTCTAATGAGGAAAGAAGGCCTCTGctgaggaaacaaaaccagctcGGTCTTCTCTTTCCACCATTTAGAACAGATTTCTCCCTACGGTTAAATCCATGGCACTTAAGGCAGCTCATCTAACCCATGCCTTCCTTAGCTGGTGAGACCACAACTTCCCCTTGCCTTAAGATTTAGAACTCAGGAGGGGGAGAGATCACAGGGGCACAGCACACACCGGGttcctgcctgctgcaaagTCGGTGCTTTTTGGTGTTTTAAGTCCGCCTGCTTTGAAAATGAGTCCAGGCAATTGGCCGTGTGGTGAGGACTGTGTACAGAACAATTCCCGCATAATGACTTTGGGTTTCgcttatctttttctttcttcttttttttccccttgacaGCATGATCGTAAAAAGGAAGGTTCTAAGGTAAGCTGTTAGTGTTTTACTATCCCATTTCATTTAATGCTGAGGAAACTATTTTATGTTCACAAAACGAACAAAGAAGTCTTCAAacaccttttattttgctttctttttttccttatggaGCTTGTGGCTTTATGTTTACAGAGTCCATAAGGAATAGATCTCCTAGgcaaattattccttttttatttttattttttcttgttgttgttcagAAGCTTGGCAGGCACCTCGGTGaaatttgaagtgtttttttgtgcCCTCTCTTCCCCGACATCAGCGATGCTATTTCTACACCGCAAGCCACAGAGCGTTTTTTGCAGTACTTGCTGTGTCCTGGTCACTGAACTGTTCGTGTTGTTCCGTCCGAGCCAGCAGACAGCCACCACGGGGCTGGCTGCAGAACAAGAATTCTCTGTTAACTGCCCTAGAAATCAGCGGTGTTGGTTAAAAGTCAGGTACTCCTGGATTAGAACGGGACCCAGGGTTGCAGAAATGCCTTTGAAACGGATGGGGAGAGGGAAATGGTAATAAATAGAATGCAGTTTGAGAGGTAAACATGTGCCTTGCAACTGGCTTCTCTTCTTGCCTGGCTCGAAGGCTTGGaccaggcacagctctgccttcaaCAGCGCTTTCATTTAGCTGTCGCTCGAAGCAGGGCCACTCGCAGAGCACCGGGAATCAATAAGGAAGCTGTCAACAGAGAGCAGTAACTGAAGCCCTTGGGAGTGTTTGCTTGTTATAGCCAGCCATAGAAAGAGCCACTTGGGATAGATAAAGGCAAATCTTAGTTATAAAGTGGGGCTGCGTGATTCTGCGTACATTCACCTTCAAATGTATTGTTCAGTGTGTAAAGTTCAGTGGTTTATGTACAGCTGAGGTTTTTCTAGTGTGCAACATCTGTTTTTAAGCTAGTCTGAAATATAAAGTCAGCAGCAAGAGATAGACATCAGTAATGTGGATccccctatttatttatttatttatttatttatttaaagtagtGACGTTATACTCTTAGAATTCAGCCTAGAGGATAAGTGTCAATGTTTAACAGCCACTGAAGGTACTGTGGCAGAAAAGAAAGTGCTAAGATGCCCAAGGAGTGGAGGTAATACTGTTTAGGAGGGGCAGGAAAGGTGACTTTTTTGGCTGATAGATACTGCAGAGCAGCAACAGTGATTGAGGAAGAGGCTGCAGAgttgataaaaattaaataagaatttCAGTTGGTTGGGAAACGTACTTAAATGCTCCGAGttctatgaaaaattaaatacgAAAGTTTGGAAGCAGGTTGTAGGCAAAGGAAGAATTGAAAACCATGAACCTTCACGGTTTTATGCTTCGGTGGCCAGGCAGTAGAACAGCAAATGGGGATGTGGACAGAAGGCTTTGGGGAAGTGATCATGGGGAAACAATTATCTGCCTCAGATCATCAGTCGTCGTCCGTATCGTATGAAATGGACGGACCAGTTTGCAAGGCGATGAGCAAGACCATATTTTGAGAGAGGTTAAAGTGCCAGTGTGAAGGTGGGAGGGATTGGGCTGATGAAATAATGTGGAGGTTCAGAGGAAGGCAAACGCCCCCAGAAACAGCCGTGCCCGTGATGGAGAGGATGTTtgggaaaggagggggagtgttgtttttcctctgtttgtaAGCACATGTCCGGTCTTGCAGTCTCCTTTATTAGCACCACATGTGTGATGGTTCTTTTTTGCCCTGCTAActccctctttcttctttcaggatCAAAATGTGACATCCTCCGGCCAAGCCAGGTATCGTACAAAGTAATcgtaacaataaataaataaagtaagaGGTTGAGGGGCTGGGAGTCTCCGTTCACAGAACTGCAGACCAACACTAATGGGCAGGAAAAAACCCCGCAGGCTGTTCCTGCGCTGTGCTGCCGGCAAGCAGGTGCTCCAAAAGAAGCTGCCCAACTGCATCGCACCGAGTCAGCTGCCAGGGCGTGCACCTCCCTCGGTGGAGGCAGTGAGAGGTCCCCAGCTCCTCGCAGGGCAGAGCAGGCGTCCTGGTGCAGTGCAGCTCGAATCCTCTGGCCCACGTGTTCGTATTACACAACGCTGGCTGCGCTCCCTTTTCACTGCAGTGGTTATTTGGGTGGTCGCTGCAGGCCAGGCATGATGCAACGCAGCCATGTGTGGGTTTTCGGAAGGTCTTACCGCGACCAGCACAGCTTAGTTGAAAATGCAGCAGTGCTCACAACCAGAAGAGGGTCCTGGTCTTTCACAGCCGATGCAGAAGTCtttagcttttaatttatttgttgctAAGGAGGCTGCTGAAGGTGAGCCTGTGGCCTCAGGTTTATGCGCGAGGATGATTTATTGTGGGATAGCTGTAGCAATTTCCATGCTTGAGTCAACGCAGCTGTTTGTATAGCACAAATTACAGTCTGgcttatttaagaaaagaaaaaacaacaacagaaaaccccAATTGGTTTCTGTATGTGCCAGGCTGGAAAGTTCAGCAACCCAGCTGCTATTTTATAAGCAACCAAGCCATCCTTGCAGTCACAGGGGCCTCTCGCAGGGAACAGGAGAGCACTGAGCACAGGACTGTGCTCTGCGAGCTGGTGGGAGATGGGGGAAAACAGACATGTAGCGAGTGTCGAACATCTCAAATGATTTATTAACTTGatactttcttctcttttatgttGTCCGTGggtggtgtctttttttttgttgttgttttcccctccACATAGCTTCTGGTCAACATGGCTAATCCCCATCTTCGGAGCACTGGTCATAGGTTTGATGTATCGCTATTACATGCTGGAAGGGAGATCGTCGTGAGCTCACCTTGCTGGGACCTCAGAAAGCCTGAAAGAGCATGTGTGAGAGAGAGTGCATGCATGCAGCACGCGGGATTCCAGTTCCCTCCGCCTTTCATGCCTCGCTTTTAGCTTTGGGTTTGTCAAGTGGTGTTGATATCCATGGGACCAAGCTGATACCAAACCGTCTGCCCGAACTTGGGGACCCGCGGCCCTTCCATGACTTCCtctggctggggcagggcaggcccAGCATCCTGTTATTCTGTTACGTGTGTGTGGTCTCCCCAGCGTGTGCGTGCttgtgctctctctctctctctctctctctctctcgctctctGAAGTAAATCGCAGATAACCTTTTTCTTTCGATGCCTTTTTGTTAAGCCAGACAACGTGAAACAGCTGCTAGTGAGCCTGTGGATTTGCCTCAGTACTTCACGTAGCATTGTCAGAAATAAACTGCGAGTTGTCTACAGTCCTTTCCAGAAAAGATTTTGAGAGATTCGGTTCCACTGTAACTTTCCAAGTGCATGCAGGCTACACTAATTGGAACAGCAGGAAATTGTTAGCTTTGCTAcctctttctgtctgtttttaacGGTTAAACaaatataagtattttaaaagtgattCTGTTCATTTTGTAATGTTTGTACTTGTCCCTTTAACATGTATATTCTGTGAAACAATTTTTGCCTTGGATTCTGGTTTGTCTGGGTGCTTTTGTGCTGCGTGTGGCAACACCAGAAATGGGAACTGACATGTGGCTTCTTgaaagggagattttttttctccctgggGTCTTGATCCAACACATGTGTTGGATACAAAACTCATTCTTACTGCCTGTGAATTTGCaccagatggggaaaaaaaaaaacaaaaacaaaacaaaagaaataaatcctgcCTCTTCTTCCTAAATAAAAAGCGAAAAGAAATCCAGTTGGGATTTGTGCATAGTGCTGTTTTTGTCTTCGAATAGGGGAGGACgattctccttctctttttgtgcgtcctgcagccagcctccagcagcacgcAGGAGAGGTCAGGTACGCCTCGTGTGTTGTGAGGCACGGATGtctgcagctcttccagcaCGCTGCTCTGTGGTTTCAGGATCTGCTAACAAAAGGAAACTCATCCTGTGGTGTCCGATACCCTGCAGTGGTCTGACGCCGGTTCCTAGTCCAAAGCATATCGGCTTTCTGAACTGCAGCAAAAGGGAAGCAATGTGCTGCGGTCCCGGCTGTGAAAACCTCCTGTCGGTTGTGgttttcttgcttctctctTTCATGAAATTGCCGTGCTCCTTGGAAGGCTGCTCAGAAGAGTTTCTCACTTGGAGTTACACTCCACCTTTTAAAAATGGCCTGATGTCTGTTTATTCTATCCTAATGAGAGCAGAGCAAGAATATAAATTTGAGCCAAGGAAAAAACAGTGGGAAAGGTCTGATAAATTCCATTTaggtatatttttaaaggataaaGGTGACAGGCCACATAGTCGTACA
This region includes:
- the LOC116494122 gene encoding cytochrome b5, whose translation is MEAGKRAEGGGEAAAAGPVFTLQEVAKRNCSREAWLVIHGRVYDVTRFLEEHPGGEEVLLEQAGKDATESFEDVGHSTDAREMLKQYYIGEVHPHDRKKEGSKDQNVTSSGQASFWSTWLIPIFGALVIGLMYRYYMLEGRSS